TGCACTGAAAAGCAGCTTCAACATTCGTGCCGTCCTTAGCAGATGTTTCAAAGTAGGGAATGTTTCCTTTCGAAGCACACCATGCCTTTGCTTTCTTTGAAGACACCTAGATACAACAAACAGATTAACTCATGTTAGCAGTAGACTAAACATGCTAATTTGCTTACAAAGTTACATTCCCCCTTTTCTTGAATTAATAACGAGGCACCTTAATACGAATTTTATAGATCAGCTGAGATCAAGGACAAAAAATGAACTTACAACTCGGCTGTTTCCGCCATCCACATCTATTTTATTCCCCAACACAACAAAAGGGAAGTTTTCAGGGTCATGTGGACAAGCCTGCAATTAATATCAAAATAGAAGTCAGGACAAATTAAGGTAAAATGTCccaaaaactaaagaaaatgaaCTCGTTCTAAACAATAACCTGGAGCAGAAAGTCTTCTCTCCATCGGTTAAGATCCTCAAATGATTTTGTGACATTAACATCATACACAAGAACACAGCAGTCTGCACCACGGTAAAAGGCTACACCGAGACTTTGGAACCTCTCCTGCCCAGCTGTATCCCATATCTGAACAAGTGACACAACCGAAAGTATGTTGTGAAAAAAATAATGCATAAAGAAATATCCAAAATGGGAATTGAGGAGCGTAAAAGAAAATCTAGACCATATGGTTAGGTCAGCTCAGATCAGGTTAAGTAATGCTCTAGCTGCCGAGCTGCATTTTAGAGTCCAATGCTAAAAGCCTAAGTCACTGGCCTTAAAATGACTCAATAGGTAATAATATATCAAATTCCCAGTTCACATCTAGTAAATACAGTTGGCAAAGAGAACAGTCAATCTTTCATTTACACAATTCTACAGCCAAAACTTCCTTATCTTGTGCTATCAGAGAAAAAGTGAATCAGGGGTCTTGGAATTTGGAACTAATGGCCAAGGAAAACATCTGGTGCTGAAAATGTAGTTCAAACATCTGTATATCCTCATAACACATGATGCCCTTCCTCTTTCCACACATTTTGGAACTGTGAGTGCCAGACATACACACATCTAAAACACCGTTTATTGTCAATAAATCATTTATGCACAAACTGTTCCTCAAGGTTGGATCAATACTAAGTGCTGGAGGATGTTCTCTATAAAGCAAAGCATTAGTGGTGGAGTGCTGGACTGATTGCATGAGCATTTTGTAGTTTTCAAGATATTACTAGACTCTAGAGTGATACAGATAATCAGCAAGAAGAAGGTGGAGGTATAAACAGAGCATAAAGGTGCATAATTTGAAATTTCTAATAAACAAAAGGTCTCTCTTTATGCATAGCTAGTCGTCATCAGTATTCTTGTTACTCCGTACTTTAAATTGTTGCCTTACTGACAGTTAATGGAAGTACTTGCAACTTAATCAAATGCTTCAATTCGAAATCTCACTATTAAAACTTTTATCAAAAAGTAGTTAAAATGTATTATCCCTGGGTTGTCAATTGTCATAGAATAGAAGATATTGAACACTAGGTTGTAAGGTCAACATATGACCCAACTGGTCCATGAGCTGATAATGATAGACTAGTTATTTTATCCGACCATCACTgcattgtaatttaatttcagaAAGTAGGTTGTCTTTTATACACTAAGATATCATCTCATCTTTGTAGGATAGAAAATACAACCTATGATGGATGGGTACCAAATACTTATTGTCTCCGGTTAAATAAGCATCCAAGTGAGGACAGTGACTAACATACATTCAACATCATTCATACGGAATTGATCATGCTCCATTTTTTTGTTGACATTTAACAATCTCAGTATCTGTAAAGTGACTAATAGTCGAATACCACTTAAAACTGAGGCCGCATGATCGCTTTCTGCTTATAGCCACACACTACAGTCAACAACTAACAGCAATATCTTCCCTTGTGATTTAACCATTAAACACTTTATCATTGAAGCCTACAAGTCCTGGCATTCACCCTATAAAAGTATAACATGAGCTCATATAATAAACCATTCCACATCTCTCAAGATCTGATCTCAATAGCCTATAATAAATATGCTCAccccaagatccttaaatcaatTTAACTCATTCACTTGGATTTGGTATGCCTAAATTTCCTAGCATCACCTTCAGTTACAATGAGATGATCCTACAGAACCCTAACATTCCTTCCTCTACGAGCCCAGGTGAACTAACTCAAATTACTTGTGCCACGCAGAATAGCCAACCAGTAGGCCGGTATGGGTGTATGAGTCCATTCCAAGATATTTGCCATCTTCACATGCCAATCTATTAGTTTGAGTCCACACAAAAGCTTATTTAAATTGTGCACTCCAAGCTTTTGTTAACTGAACCCTTTTCATTTTGGTGGTATTTTTGAATCACACTTCAACCTTGTAGAATCCTACATGTATAAGCGCCCCAAACCATAAAGTATAAATGACAtgtggtgcaaatactttccgACTATAAGAGAGCATTATCTAGGCTCTCTTGTCAATTTCCATGACCGTTTTCCTAGAAAATCTTCAATTGATTAACTGAACTTTATATCTCTAAATCAAAGCTTAGATTTTAACCTTATATATCCATCTCAAGACAAATTTTTCATCATTGGGCTATGGTATCGGTTAAACACTAAAACCATCAATTGCTGATATTAAGCCtctttaactaattaatttcttCTACAATGTTTAGTGTGCCAAATGTTCAGTGGAGTAAATTAACTAGCAAAACTGATATCCCCAGGCTCCATTGTCATCACGTGATCACGGTATAACACTCTTGAGAGAGACATCCATTGCTCTCTTCCATTGCAACATCACGCCTTTAGTGAGAGGAAATGCAGGCGACAATGACACATACAAGCAACAATAATCTTCTGACTAACAAGGAAATGAACTTCCACATAAGAGGCAGTGGTCCAGTGGACATATACTTTTGACCAAGTAAGATCATTTAAAAACAAAGTTTTAGACAATGCTTCAATCACAATGACCAACCCATTGATGATGAAGATCACACCACATCTTTCAAAACCGTAAGAAATTTTAGTAATTCGAACGGTTCATTCAGCACAAGATGACACATTTATATTACAAAAAATCGCAAGTATAAAAGCAACAGATAAATTCACCTGCAATGTGAAAAGCCTGTCATCAATCTGAACTTCTTTTGTCAAGAAATCCGCCCCAATTGTTGCTTTGTACTGGTTACTAAACTTATGATTCACAAATCTGATCGCATGGGTTAAGGCTAAAACCAAATCATACCATATTACAAACAAAGTCCCcagaaagaataaaaaaaaagcacaaaaatcaaatcaaacaaaaacgaTTAAGTTTTAAAAGGATACTGATTCATCAACGAAGTTTTTCCAACACtgcaaatcaaatcaaaatcaaacaaaaattacTCAATTGAATCAAAGATCTCAACATTTTCGCATGAAATTCGAATTATTACGATCAAATTAGGGCAAAAGTGATCAATCATTTTGcatcataaaaaaaaatgacgaaagagagaaagaagggtTTTTACCCACTGTCACCGAGAATGATGACTTTCAAAAGCATTCGCCGGCGGGAAGCCATGATTACTGAATAATGCGATgaaaagtttcaatttttaGCAAAAaaatgaactttttttttttcgtttttgAGTTTTGCTTGCCTTCCAATAAAAGAGGAGAAAAGTGTCACTTTTGGAGTGTTCTTTTGCGGTTGCACAAGTATCTCATTTGAATTTCATTCAGAAAAAAGTGTCATTGGTCGGTTTAACAATATTTCAATTGACCGTTTAACAATATTTCACTTCACTTGTCATATAAGGAGTAGAAATCTAGGAAAGTCGCCAATTGAATGTGTGTCATACGAAGTAGATCGTCAATTCAGTTGGCAGCTCAGTGTTAAGCCTGTgaaacaaaattatttttcttacagcgtctcctgtgaga
This sequence is a window from Spinacia oleracea cultivar Varoflay chromosome 1, BTI_SOV_V1, whole genome shotgun sequence. Protein-coding genes within it:
- the LOC110775025 gene encoding ras-related protein RABG3c, which encodes MASRRRMLLKVIILGDSGVGKTSLMNQFVNHKFSNQYKATIGADFLTKEVQIDDRLFTLQIWDTAGQERFQSLGVAFYRGADCCVLVYDVNVTKSFEDLNRWREDFLLQACPHDPENFPFVVLGNKIDVDGGNSRVVSSKKAKAWCASKGNIPYFETSAKDGTNVEAAFQCIAKNAIKNEPEEDIYLPDTIDMSGGQQQRSSGCDC